In Rosa chinensis cultivar Old Blush chromosome 1, RchiOBHm-V2, whole genome shotgun sequence, a genomic segment contains:
- the LOC112184895 gene encoding MATH domain and coiled-coil domain-containing protein At2g42480: MYNQQEGHELISMTYTWTIDNFSKIKTRRHYSDGFVVGDFKWRIVVYPKGSNGRQYLSMYLNVADASKLPSGWSRYAEFTLTVVNQFNSDKSITIDTQHEFSEKKSDWGFTSFMPLSELFDPNEGYLVDDTCIVEAEVAVSKADIKVLKDQEAAFVEQELQSQSSDVDSVKYSDASTTHTSLSNEQTLAFQDAINSDPVRPTVDSVKVRNLKIEPRSDQVLPYQETDSPVSPPIVEDNDEAPSSPLTPVGELADFRGLGKVDKAFVPLLEEVCSWHPSLISCQRKRSLMFSGWAFTALGRLLHFLNTTKVKDMMEDPREHDPCEHLQVLWEEVETFRFDLSWLEPYVQSALGIKKFGEREGVLKKLREDDDALEAEMKRLRERLSVAEVDHAVAKRNLAKAEESFGEANLNSKLGYGRH; this comes from the exons ATGTATAACCAGCAAGAGGGTCATGAGCTTATATCCATGACCTACACCTGGACAATCGACAACTTCTCTAAGATCAAAACCCGGAGACATTACTCTGATGGATTTGTTGTCGGGGATTTCAAATG GCGGATCGTGGTGTATCCAAAAGGGAGCAATGGGAGGCAATACTTGTCCATGTACTTGAACGTTGCGGATGCTTCAAAGTTACCATCTGGGTGGAGTCGATATGCCGAGTTCACCTTGACTGTCGTTAATCAATTTAACAGCGACAAATCGATAACAATCG ACACTCAGCATGAGTTCagtgaaaaaaaaagtgactgGGGCTTCACATCATTCATGCCTCTGAGTGAGCTTTTTGACCCGAATGAAGGGTATCTCGTGGATGACACATGTATTGTTGAAGCTGAGGTTGCAGTCAGTAAAGCTGACATTAAGGTTTTAAAAGACCAAGAAGCTGCCTTTGTTGAGCAGGAACTTCAAAGTCAGTCTTCAGATGTGGATTCTGTGAAATATTCAGATGCTTCAACCACACATACATCACTTAGTAATGAACAGACGCTTGCTTTTCAGGATGCAATAAATTCTGACCCTGTTCGACCAACTGTTGATTCTGTGAAAGTTCGAAACTTGAAAATAGAACCAAGATCTGATCAAGTGCTTCCTTACCAGGAGACTGATAGCCCAGTTAGCCCTCCCATAGTTGAGGACAACGATGAAGCTCCCTCCAGCCCACTGACCCCAGTTGGCGAGCTCGCAGATTTCAGGGGATTAGGTAAAGTAGATAAGGCTTTTGTTCCGCTGCTGGAAGAAGTCTGTTCATGGCATCCTTCGTTGATTAGCTGCCAGAGGAAAAGAAGTCTCATGTTTAGTGGATGGGCATTCACAGCTTTGGGTCGACTATTGCATTTTCTGAACACTACAAAGGTTAAGGATATGATGGAGGATCCACGTGAGCATGATCCATGTGAGCACCTTCAAGTTTTGTGGGAGGAGGTTGAAACCTTCAGATTCGACTTGAGTTGGCTGGAGCCTTATGTTCAATCAGCTTTGGGAATAAAGAAGTTTGGGGAGAGGGAAGGAGTATTGAAGAAACTCAGAGAGGATGATGATGCTTTGGAGGCTGAAATGAAGAGGTTAAGGGAGAGGCTATCTGTTGCTGAGGTAGATCACGCAGTTGCAAAAAGAAACCTGGCAAAGGCAGAGGAAAGCTTTGGTGAGGCAAATTTGAACAGCAAGCTCGGTTATGGGAGGCATTAG